Proteins found in one Promicromonospora sukumoe genomic segment:
- a CDS encoding nuclear transport factor 2 family protein, giving the protein MSANDVIARYGAAMAAGDMAALRSVLSDDAVWHQPGSNQLSGDHVGPEAIVAHLGRFMELSGGTFALTTQSVADAGALVSTTVRFTASRADHPDLDQHGVDVFRVAGDQIAEVWLVSEDQAAEDHFWGTGQP; this is encoded by the coding sequence ATGTCGGCAAATGATGTGATCGCGCGATACGGCGCCGCCATGGCGGCAGGCGACATGGCCGCCCTCCGGTCTGTGCTGAGCGACGACGCGGTGTGGCACCAGCCCGGTTCCAACCAGCTCTCCGGCGACCACGTGGGCCCCGAGGCGATCGTCGCCCACCTGGGTCGGTTCATGGAGCTCAGCGGTGGGACGTTCGCACTGACCACGCAGTCCGTGGCCGACGCCGGGGCCCTGGTCTCGACCACCGTACGGTTCACCGCCTCGCGAGCCGACCACCCCGACCTCGACCAGCACGGTGTCGACGTCTTCCGGGTCGCGGGAGACCAGATCGCCGAGGTCTGGCTCGTCAGCGAGGACCAGGCCGCAGAGGACCACTTCTGGGGCACCGGACAGCCGTAG
- a CDS encoding SRPBCC family protein, translating into MSIETPRHTATATTHIAEPPERVWAELTHPGARWMLGANVETDYRPGSPIVFEGHFFGRVFADKGTVIAVDRPRLLHFTHFAPLGGLPDIPENYHEIRIELTPDDAGTRVTVTQENIDTAQHATASAGHWKDALATLAHRDDGSGSTHW; encoded by the coding sequence ATGAGCATCGAGACCCCGCGCCACACCGCCACGGCGACCACCCACATCGCCGAGCCGCCCGAGCGGGTCTGGGCCGAGCTCACGCATCCCGGGGCGCGGTGGATGCTGGGCGCGAACGTCGAGACGGACTACCGGCCGGGCAGCCCGATCGTCTTCGAGGGTCACTTCTTCGGCCGGGTCTTCGCCGACAAGGGCACCGTCATCGCCGTCGACCGCCCGCGCCTGCTGCACTTCACGCACTTCGCGCCGCTCGGCGGCCTCCCGGACATCCCCGAGAACTACCACGAGATCCGGATCGAGCTCACGCCCGACGACGCCGGCACGCGCGTCACCGTGACGCAGGAGAACATCGACACCGCGCAGCACGCGACCGCCTCCGCGGGGCACTGGAAGGACGCGCTCGCCACCCTCGCCCACCGCGACGACGGCTCGGGTTCGACCCACTGGTGA
- a CDS encoding SRPBCC family protein produces MNLTGTLEDDGRTLVLVRRFGVPIDDVWASVTESDRLARWFGTWTGDPSSGRVMVTMNAEPEPGKPSEFRVDTCEPPRLLAVSAEDEFGNWRLSAELAEVDGGTTLTLRQRDLDPKTLPETGPGWEWYLDRLVAAVEAGEPPSLAAFDADYMPMSAGYGALGAS; encoded by the coding sequence ATGAACCTGACCGGAACCCTGGAGGACGACGGCCGGACCCTGGTGCTGGTGCGCCGGTTCGGTGTGCCGATCGACGACGTGTGGGCGAGCGTGACCGAGTCGGACCGCCTGGCCCGGTGGTTCGGCACCTGGACCGGTGACCCGTCGAGCGGGCGCGTGATGGTGACGATGAACGCGGAGCCCGAGCCGGGGAAGCCGTCGGAGTTCCGGGTCGACACGTGCGAGCCGCCGCGGCTGCTGGCGGTCAGTGCCGAGGACGAGTTCGGCAACTGGCGGCTCAGCGCCGAGCTCGCTGAGGTGGACGGCGGCACCACGCTGACCTTGCGGCAGCGGGACCTCGACCCGAAGACGCTGCCCGAGACGGGCCCGGGCTGGGAGTGGTACCTGGACCGGCTGGTCGCCGCGGTCGAGGCCGGCGAGCCGCCGTCGCTCGCGGCCTTCGACGCCGACTACATGCCGATGAGTGCGGGGTACGGGGCGCTGGGTGCGTCCTGA
- a CDS encoding ArsR/SmtB family transcription factor, with protein MDVFGAIADPIRRELLLRLADGPARVVDLAAEHAVSRPAISKHLRVLSEAGLVRGTDEGRERRYALDPAPLAEVRELLGALTARRAPVSVANLDALDTEVRRAARDRRRGTSASGTTANAKEQSA; from the coding sequence ATGGACGTCTTCGGGGCCATCGCTGATCCGATCCGGCGCGAGCTGCTGCTGCGGCTCGCGGACGGTCCGGCGCGCGTGGTGGACCTCGCGGCGGAGCACGCGGTGTCGCGCCCGGCGATCAGCAAGCACCTGCGGGTGCTCAGCGAGGCAGGGCTGGTGCGGGGGACCGACGAGGGTCGCGAGCGGCGCTACGCGCTCGATCCCGCGCCGCTCGCCGAGGTGCGTGAGCTGCTGGGCGCGCTGACCGCGCGCCGGGCGCCGGTCTCCGTCGCGAACCTCGACGCGTTGGACACCGAGGTGCGCCGGGCCGCACGGGACCGCCGTCGGGGGACGTCCGCCTCAGGCACGACCGCGAACGCGAAGGAGCAGAGCGCATGA